The following nucleotide sequence is from Pseudonocardia sp. C8.
GAGTGGGGCCGGGCCCGAGCGTCGGCTCGGCGGTGACGACGGCCTGCCCGGCGGCGGTGACGGTGGCCGGCCCGCCGGCGGCGACCGCTTCCCCCGGTCCATCGCCGGCCGCCGATTCACCCGTGGCGGCCGGGTCTCCCGCGGCCGCCGGGTGTCCCGCAGCGACCGGTGTGCCCGGGTCCGGCGGGCCCGCGGAGCCCGGATCGGCGGGCGCGGCCGTCCACCCCTGCTCGGAGGGCACCGCGTCGAACAGCGCCAGCGGCGGCTCGTCGCCGAAACCGGACACCGAGACGCCGAGCAGCCGGACCCCGCCCTCGCCGACGGCCGCGTCGGCGAGCCGCCGCGCCACCGCGGTCAGGGTGGACAGCTCCCGGCTGGGGAACGGCGTCGTCTCCGAGCGGGTGTGGGTCACGAAGTCCCCGGTGCGGGCCTTCACGGTCACGGTGCGGGCGGCCCGCCCGTCCGCGACGAGCCGCCGGTGCACGGCCACGCAGATGGACTCGACGGCCTCGTGGACCGCGGACATGGCGGTCAGGTCGGTGTCGAACGTCGTCTCCGCGCTGATCTGCTTCGCCGCGCCGCGCGGGGCGACCGGGCGGTCGTCGATGCCGCGCGCCAGCCGGTGCAGCTCCGCGCCGACCGCGGTGCCCAGGACGCCCGCGAGCTCCCGGGTGTCCAGGGCGGCGAGCTGGCCGATCGTCTCGACCCCGATCTTGCGCAGGGCTTCCCCGGACACCGGGCCGATGCCCCACAGGGACCGCACCGGCAGCGGGGCCAGCACGTCGTCCTGCTCGGCGTGCGCGACCACGCGCAGCCCGTCCGGCTTCGCGAGCTCGGAAGCGATCTTCGCGACCTGCTTGCCGGACCCGGCCCCGACCGACGCGGGCAGCCCGGTCCGCTCCCGCACCGCGGCACGCAGCGCGGTGCCGAACTCCTGCACGATCGCCGGGTCGGCCCCGGCCAGTGCCGGCGGCTCCAGGAACGCCTCGTCGACCGACACCGGCTCCAGCACCGGCGAGAACTCGCCGAGGATTCCCATCACCTCGTCGGAGATCGCCTTGTACAGCGGGAACCGGGGCGGCAGCACGGTCGCGTGCGGGCAGCGGCGCCGGGCCTGGCTCATCGGCATCGCCGAGCGCGCCCCGAACACCCTGGCCTGGTAGCTGGCGCCCGCGACGACGCCGCGCGGGCCGGCCCCGCCGACCAGCACCGGGCGATCGGCGAGCGTCGGCCGGGTGAGCTGCTCGACTGAGGCGAAGAACGCATCCATGTCGAGGTGCAGCACCCAGCGCGCGGCGCCGGTTCCGGACGTCGTCACCGCCCCATGATGTCGTGGACCCCCGACAGGACCGCGTCGCCGTCGGCGACCTCGATCCGCGGTGCCGCGGGGCCGGCGCCCGCGACGGCGCCCGGG
It contains:
- a CDS encoding DNA polymerase IV; the protein is MTTSGTGAARWVLHLDMDAFFASVEQLTRPTLADRPVLVGGAGPRGVVAGASYQARVFGARSAMPMSQARRRCPHATVLPPRFPLYKAISDEVMGILGEFSPVLEPVSVDEAFLEPPALAGADPAIVQEFGTALRAAVRERTGLPASVGAGSGKQVAKIASELAKPDGLRVVAHAEQDDVLAPLPVRSLWGIGPVSGEALRKIGVETIGQLAALDTRELAGVLGTAVGAELHRLARGIDDRPVAPRGAAKQISAETTFDTDLTAMSAVHEAVESICVAVHRRLVADGRAARTVTVKARTGDFVTHTRSETTPFPSRELSTLTAVARRLADAAVGEGGVRLLGVSVSGFGDEPPLALFDAVPSEQGWTAAPADPGSAGPPDPGTPVAAGHPAAAGDPAATGESAAGDGPGEAVAAGGPATVTAAGQAVVTAEPTLGPGPTRPDRAPDPNRPWRAGDDVHHPGHGHGWVQGAGHGRVTIRFETAQTGPGPSRTLDAADPDLTRADPLGSWRAPA